One stretch of Prosthecobacter dejongeii DNA includes these proteins:
- a CDS encoding ATP-dependent Clp protease proteolytic subunit, which translates to MSHPEDFPSSISPSNYIYPTVIETEGRNERQYDIFSRLLKDRIIFLGSDVNDQVANVIIAQFLFLQMADPKKDIHFYINSPGGSVTAGLAIYDTMQFVTCDVNTYCIGICASMGAVLLASGTKGKRFALPNSDIMIHQVSGGARGTASDVERTVDFMYKLKRRLNRILAHHCGKTPEVIERDADRDNYMSAEEAAAYGLVDKVLQSNRELMAHTAA; encoded by the coding sequence ATGTCTCACCCCGAAGATTTCCCCAGCTCCATCTCCCCCAGCAACTACATTTATCCTACCGTCATTGAGACCGAAGGCCGCAATGAACGCCAGTATGATATTTTCTCCCGCCTGCTCAAGGATCGCATCATCTTCCTAGGCAGCGACGTGAATGACCAAGTCGCCAACGTCATCATCGCCCAGTTCCTCTTCCTCCAGATGGCGGACCCGAAGAAGGACATCCACTTTTACATCAACAGCCCCGGCGGCTCCGTCACCGCCGGCCTCGCCATCTATGACACCATGCAGTTCGTCACCTGCGACGTGAACACCTACTGCATCGGCATTTGCGCCAGCATGGGCGCCGTCCTCCTGGCCTCCGGCACCAAGGGCAAACGTTTCGCCCTGCCGAACAGCGACATCATGATCCACCAGGTCTCCGGGGGTGCCCGTGGTACCGCGAGCGATGTGGAGCGCACCGTGGACTTCATGTACAAACTGAAGCGCCGGCTCAATCGCATCCTCGCCCACCACTGCGGCAAGACCCCCGAAGTCATCGAGCGCGATGCTGACCGCGACAATTACATGAGCGCCGAAGAAGCCGCCGCTTACGGCCTGGTGGACAAAGTCCTCCAGAGCAATCGCGAGCTCATGGCCCACACCGCCGCTTAA
- a CDS encoding MFS transporter — protein sequence MPASLSAPMSQTALSPNDNDPWYKHLTPYHWFVFIVASLAWLFDCLDQQLFLLARNSAMKALLPPDMDPIKYGGYATSIFVAGWATGGLIFGSVGDRIGRAKTLTLTVLIYSVCTGLSAFSKGWVDFAIYRFLTGLGVGGVFGLAVALVADTLPDRARTGALGTLQALSAVGNVTAGLVSMLMGRLEQTKVIEAGVSWKYMFLVGALPAFLCVFIQIRLKEPEKWVKARAAGKAAGVKFGSYSALLGDVRWRKNALLGMVLCIAGVIGLWGIGFFSPELVGDVMQRSLEAEGVPAAEIAGQKTYWIGVNSIVQNIGAFIGMLLFTKFAQSLGRKKAFAIAYIAALVATVGYFQLFNGRGDIWMSAIMGGCQLALFAGFAIYLPELFPTSLRSTGTSFCYNVGRFVAASGPFTLGTLQAGLKAGATTPEAKLEAFRNACSYMSAIFLLGLVALLFLPETKGRAMPED from the coding sequence ATGCCTGCTTCACTCTCCGCGCCCATGAGCCAAACAGCCCTCTCTCCCAACGATAACGACCCGTGGTACAAACACCTGACGCCGTATCACTGGTTTGTGTTCATCGTGGCCTCCCTGGCGTGGTTGTTTGACTGCCTGGACCAGCAGCTTTTCCTCCTGGCGCGAAATTCGGCGATGAAGGCCCTGCTGCCGCCGGACATGGACCCGATCAAATACGGCGGTTACGCCACCTCCATCTTCGTGGCCGGCTGGGCCACCGGGGGCCTCATCTTTGGTTCCGTGGGGGACCGCATCGGCCGGGCAAAGACGCTCACGCTGACGGTGCTGATTTATTCCGTCTGCACGGGTCTTTCCGCCTTTTCCAAAGGGTGGGTGGACTTTGCCATTTACCGCTTCCTCACCGGCCTGGGCGTGGGTGGGGTCTTCGGCCTGGCCGTGGCCCTGGTGGCAGACACGCTGCCTGACCGCGCCCGCACCGGCGCCCTGGGCACCCTGCAGGCGCTGTCCGCCGTGGGGAACGTCACCGCCGGTCTCGTCAGCATGCTGATGGGCCGCCTGGAGCAGACGAAGGTGATCGAGGCGGGCGTGTCCTGGAAGTACATGTTCCTCGTCGGTGCCCTGCCCGCATTCCTGTGCGTGTTCATCCAGATCCGCCTGAAGGAGCCTGAAAAGTGGGTGAAAGCGCGCGCCGCCGGCAAGGCAGCCGGGGTGAAATTCGGCTCATACTCAGCCCTGCTGGGGGATGTGCGCTGGCGCAAAAATGCGCTGCTGGGCATGGTGCTCTGCATCGCGGGGGTGATCGGCCTGTGGGGCATCGGCTTCTTCAGCCCTGAGCTGGTGGGGGATGTGATGCAGCGTTCTCTGGAGGCGGAAGGCGTGCCTGCGGCTGAGATCGCGGGTCAAAAGACTTACTGGATCGGCGTGAACTCCATCGTCCAAAACATCGGCGCCTTCATCGGCATGCTGCTGTTCACCAAATTCGCGCAGAGCCTGGGGCGGAAAAAAGCCTTCGCCATCGCCTACATCGCGGCCTTGGTGGCCACCGTCGGTTACTTCCAGCTTTTCAATGGCCGGGGTGACATCTGGATGAGCGCCATCATGGGTGGCTGCCAGCTCGCCCTGTTTGCCGGGTTTGCCATTTACCTGCCAGAGCTCTTCCCCACCAGCCTGCGCAGCACCGGCACGAGCTTCTGCTACAACGTGGGCCGTTTTGTGGCGGCCAGCGGTCCCTTCACCCTCGGCACTCTGCAGGCCGGACTGAAGGCAGGCGCGACGACGCCCGAGGCGAAGCTGGAGGCCTTCCGCAATGCCTGCTCTTACATGAGCGCGATCTTCCTCCTCGGTCTGGTGGCCCTGCTGTTCCTGCCTGAGACCAAAGGCCGCGCCATGCCGGAAGATTGA
- a CDS encoding dienelactone hydrolase family protein, translating to MTLREPEIVELPTPTGPMRTLILRPAAAGRYPGLLFHSEIFQLTGPIVRTAAFLAGHGFVVGLPEIYHEYLAAGTVLAYDQAGSDVGNRLKTEKPVSAYDGDNRAVLDYLKGHEACTGRLGSFGPCIGGHLTYRAALQPDVAAAACFYPTDLHKRSLGAGMNDDSLARAAEIAGELMLVFGRQDPHVPAEGRALIYQTLTAAGVNFTWHEFNAAHAFLRDEGLRYDAELARQALGMTVDFFRRCLA from the coding sequence ATGACCCTCCGCGAACCTGAAATCGTCGAACTCCCCACGCCCACCGGGCCCATGCGCACCCTCATCCTGCGGCCTGCCGCCGCCGGGCGCTACCCTGGGCTGCTCTTTCACTCAGAGATCTTCCAGCTCACAGGCCCCATCGTCCGCACCGCTGCATTCCTCGCCGGGCACGGGTTTGTGGTGGGGCTGCCAGAGATTTACCATGAGTACCTGGCGGCGGGAACGGTGCTGGCCTATGACCAGGCCGGGTCTGACGTGGGCAATCGCCTGAAAACGGAAAAGCCGGTGTCGGCTTATGATGGCGATAACCGCGCGGTTCTGGATTACCTGAAGGGGCATGAGGCCTGCACCGGGCGGCTGGGGTCCTTCGGCCCCTGCATCGGCGGGCATCTGACGTATCGCGCAGCCCTGCAGCCGGATGTCGCCGCTGCGGCCTGTTTTTACCCGACGGATCTGCACAAGCGCAGCCTGGGGGCGGGGATGAACGATGATTCGCTGGCCCGCGCGGCGGAGATCGCCGGAGAGCTGATGCTGGTCTTTGGGCGGCAGGATCCGCACGTGCCTGCGGAAGGGCGCGCGCTCATCTACCAGACCCTGACGGCGGCGGGGGTGAACTTCACCTGGCATGAGTTCAATGCCGCGCACGCCTTCCTCCGCGATGAAGGCCTGCGTTACGATGCCGAGCTGGCGCGCCAAGCACTGGGCATGACGGTGGATTTTTTCCGCCGCTGCCTGGCGTGA